In Mangifera indica cultivar Alphonso unplaced genomic scaffold, CATAS_Mindica_2.1 Un_0003, whole genome shotgun sequence, the genomic stretch TCGAAGGCATCATACTGGCCTTCCTAGTTGAAAGAGGAAACACGAAAATCTGGTCAATCTTCAATCCAGATGCTAAACTTTTAGCCGTAATTTATGGTGTAAGAATAAACACTCAACtcctcaacaaaaacaaaatatcataatattttacttaattaccATTGCTATtctaatattatgatatatccaGGGAATGATGTCCTGCTCAACCTATCTCATACTGGGCTGGTTAATGAAGAAAAGAGGACCAGTTTTTGTCACGTCTTTTAATCCTCTGGGCATGGTTCTCGTCACAATTTTCAGCTCATTTTTTCTAGCTGAGAGACTCTTCCTAGGAAGGTATGCATCATATatgcaaaatcaaattgaagagatcaaatgtgaaaacaaaattaatcaaccttttatttttactgtGATTAGGGTTCTTGGAGCAGCTGTGATTATCATTGGACTGTGCATGGTGTTATGGGGTAAAAGCAAAGACCAACGTCATTCAAATTCACAAAACATTCAAGACAACGACGCCGTGGCCGCTGCTGCACAAAACGGTCTACAAACGGCTGTAATCAATGGTGATATAGAGAGTCCATGCCAGTCTAATGTGACTGTTGATGAGGGAACCCGTGCCTCATGTATGACGTAGTAAAGATTTCTAATAACAAATTAACcccttataaatttataatgtaaaataaaaccCTTTCGCTAAGGGGCTTTTCTCATAGTTACATGCGAACTTATTTATTGCAAATctcatcaacaattttttttaatgatttattttatagagataaattaaaaattgaaaggtaTGTTGATGAAGACGGTGAAATTTTCCCATAGTGaaattttcccaaaaaaaaaaatcaaataaacatagatttgtcaagaaaaaattaataaattaaagggCAAGTAAGGAATaacaaaagtaaaacaaaaaaaaccgtTGATGAACAGTATCAGGTATACAAACGTAGaacacaaatcaaaatcaaccgGACAGGCTACATATAATTGAGCAACCAAAGATGAAGATGTGTTAAGCAAGGTTTTAAGAACCGAATCAGattataaattgttttgaaaTCCAATTGAGATCAAACCAATCAAGTCATTTTGACCGATCAATCCaattagattttcaattttatatttttttaaataatttagttaaCTTATTAATGAAGGTATAAATTGATTCATGTTCATATACACAATATCACATAgataacaaaatagtattttatattttatattgtattctcaatttgaaaatagatttttgAATCACTATTAATTTTACATTAGCAAAATTGCAATacattagtaaaattaattttgtcaattttacaGCAATCTAACGGCCATTGTCAATTTTGAAGTCAAAATTGATAATGTCCGTTAGATTGctgtaaaattaattttgtcaattttacaGCAATGTAGCGGCCATTGTCAATTTTGACTTCAAAATTGACAATGGCCGTTAGAAATTTTACAGCAATCTAACGGCCATTATCAATTTTGACTTCAAAATTGACAGTGATTTGCtgagaaaattcatttttatataaatgaaaaaggtattgatattttactggTTTTGGGCGTTCATTTATAGAGTAGAAAAATTGAGAGTTGAGGTGAGAAGGGAAGGCATGGATTTTGATTATAATGATGTTTTGGTGTGGGTTactgaatataataaaatattattttatttttaaattaaaatattaaattatataataatacagcTAAGCATATTGGAAACCTTGGAAACCAACTACTCTGCCGTATATATTCAGTAAACCCACACCAAAACATCATTATAATCAAAATCCATGCCTTCCCTTCTCACCTCAACTCTCTGTCAATTTTGTATAatcaatttatttcatatatgtttgattttatttatttatttttaatatttataatggaGGGAGAcatatcttttattaaaattcaaccAAACATTCCTTTTCAGTAATTaaattttggccaaaataaaTAGCAATGACAAGCctattctattatatttatgaattttgacgcatcaaaaccctaattaggAAAAAGATTGTAAGATAAGATCTCTTTGGAATTTTGTACAGCGACTTTGACTACTATATTGGCaatgacaattaatataaaatataaaatatatcagcACTAATCGTTCAATTGAAGTAGAGAGTATAAATTAGGTTGTAAAACTCCAaccctattttaattttatctcgcCGTCAAtagaatgataataataataataataataatatgtatacttattttatattcatattattttttttaagcttttataaaTATCATGTTAATATATTGATGATACTGGTAACAAAAcctatttatttcaaattaagaaaaacataaatatccacatgcaaaaatattattaattaattaattaattaattaatttgatgtgGGAGTGAAAAGGTTTCTCAGATGCGTCAACATGAATTGCAATTTTGCTAATGTAAAATTAATAGTGATTcaaaaatctattttcaaattgagaatacaatataaaatataaaatactattttgaAATGGATGACAACGTAATAAAATATGTTCAAagtattaagaaattaattaaaatttcagaataCATGACATTCAGGGATGTTAATTGAAGAGGCTTTCTCAAGGAGGAgtgttgatgatatatttattaaaattatttattagataatattttataaaaaattatttatttattaaatcatatttaataattaatattttcaactcACTAGTATCTCTGTCTTTCCAAATGCAAAACTCAAGTTCTAATCCTCTCACACTATTGGGTTTAACCCTATTGTTCGGTTTGACAAAGCAATTGAATCATGCTAAAACCATtgtaatcaaattatgtatagtattatatatcaaaaattaatttttttgtattgcaTCTCGAATAtcgtattgtattatataataaattctaatttacatatcatcatttttaaaaaaaatattaaacactcttaaaaatttaaaatttatcatatatatccTTACTAcctctttattttctctaaaaaaaatatatcgattcatattaataatatttatcatatcataaaacacatattatatcatacgatatattcattgtatcatattaatttaacacacattatattatatatcatttttttatttatatcatatcatatcataagatatgtaatatatattataagatactgtAATATATATCATAGGATACTGATATCATGGTTCAACCAATTTAACCGATTCAACTTATTAGCAAATTATGATGAataaattttgcttaaaaatttataaaaaataaaatcaatcaagatatcCACACCTATAGAGATtagaacatattttttttaaagagtaacaattattcatttgatttcaatgaaatgattaaaattaaaaaaaatcttaaccccataatataaaaaaaaaacataattttgtaaattatcgTCTATAAAACACATttcaataaatatgagatacttttttttctttttattttatttttaaacttatttttccttataaacCTTTAGAAATTTatccaatctaataaaaaataatcatattactcaaaaataattaaaatttaaaaaattcaaaagtcaaaTTCAATCAAACCCGATTTTGACCCGTTCATCCAGTCAAACCCGATCAAGtcaataacaaaatcaattttttatattaaccagATCAGATTTGAAATCGATTCTTGATTCAACCGAT encodes the following:
- the LOC123205345 gene encoding WAT1-related protein At2g39510-like; the protein is MAIIVKHALDNGLSPHVLVALRMVVAAILVSPFAIVMERLEIVKLRKLHGQAKIVGTLVAVGGGIIMTFVKGTLLDLPWTNGRTIIFKKSATDVEHTDLMKGGGLIVVGLFCWSCFIILQAHILRSYPSVLSLAALVCILGSIEGIILAFLVERGNTKIWSIFNPDAKLLAVIYGGMMSCSTYLILGWLMKKRGPVFVTSFNPLGMVLVTIFSSFFLAERLFLGRVLGAAVIIIGLCMVLWGKSKDQRHSNSQNIQDNDAVAAAAQNGLQTAVINGDIESPCQSNVTVDEGTRASCMT